The genomic stretch ATCATCAAGGCAGACAACCGCAACCCCGTAAAAGGGTATTTTATTAATAAATTCAAGAAAGGTTTCCTTGATATGATCCAGATCCCGATAATAATCCAGATGCTCCAGGTCAATATTGGTGACCACCTCGATCACCGGAGAAAGCTTGAGAAAAGAACCATCGCTCTCATCAGCCTCAGCAACAAGGAATTCGCCTTCACCAAAATGGGCATTACTGCCACCAAAACAGTCGACCTTGCCCCCCACCACCACAGTGGGATCCAGTCCGGCCTCATCAAGAATTGATGCGACCAAGGAGGAAGTAGACGTCTTACCGTGACTTCCAGCCACGGCAATACCAAATTTCTTCAACCGCATAAGTTCAGCAAGCATTTCAGCCCGCTGAATCACCGGAATCTGTTCGTCCCGCGCCGCCATGACTTCCGGGTTATCCTCGGCAACAGCGGTTGAAACCACCACGACATCCGCTCCAGACACCCTGTTTGCCTGGTGTCCTTCATACACGGTTCCCCCGGCCAATTCCAGTCGGCGAGTAATGTCTGTTTTGCGTAGATCCGAGCCGCTGACCTTATAGCCCAAATGCAGGAGGAGTTCGGCAATTCCAGACATACCGATGCCGCCTATTCCGACAAAATGGATATGCTTATGTTCTTTTCTTTTATACATCCGATTTTGCTCAGCAGAGTGTCCTCTGCATAGTTCAGTCTCTTTTTAACAACAGGAAAGAAAACCCACCCGACAGGATAAAAAACTCCATCGGCAACACATCCCCGCCACTTTAATTACCGTTTAATGACCATTGAGTTATCGATAAGGTCCATACAGCTGTCCAGTATTCGCTGGGTGGCCTCAGGCTGCCCCATATTTTTCATGGCAAGAGCCATTTGTTTCAGCTTATCAATATCACCTAATAATTGCGAAAGAATTTTACCGAGCAAATCCGCATCCAATTCCGACTCCCGATACATTACCGCACCGCCTCCGGCAACATAATACTCGGCATTCTTTGCCTGATGATCATCCGCTGCATAGGGATACGGGATCAGCACTGCTGGCAGGCCCATAACAGACAGTTCTGCCAGGGAGGTCGCTCCTGCCCTGGCAAGGACCAAGTCTGCTTGACTATACAGGGACGCCATATCAGTAAAAAAGGCCCTGACCTCGGCCTTGACTCCGGCTACCGCATACCCATCCCTGACCGTTTCTTCATCTGCTGTGCCGGTTTGATGGATCAGCTGTACCGCCTTTTTTTGCTGATCATCAAGCTGGGCCGCCACGTCAAGCATCAGCATATTGATGCGATGGGCTCCGAGACTACCGCCCATGATCAGCAGGGTCATGGGGCTGTCTGCTTCTCCGCTGTCGTTTTTCCCGCTGCCCGCCTGCTGCTGCCTGCATTCGGCTGCCGCCAAGATTTCTTGACGAACTGGGTTCCCTGAAACCACGGTTTTCTGTTCCGGGAAAGGATATTCTCCAGGAATAGAGACAAAGATCCTGCTGACAAAATGAGAGATCATCCTGTTAGCCAACCCCGGTATGGAATTCTGCTCATGAATACAGGTGGGCACAGAGCGCAATCGTGCCGCCAACAGCACCGGCCCGGTGACATAGCCCCCCACGCCGAAGACCAAATCCGGCTGAAAGCGTTGTATTATTTTCCATGATTCCAAAACCGCTACGGGCAGACTGAGCAGGCTCTTAATGCGGTGCTTCAACCCCATGCCCTTCAGTCCCATGCAGGCAATGGATTCCTGTTGGAAATTAAATCCGGCCAGCGTCTTTTTGTCAAGTTGCCGCTGTGTTCCGACAAACATAATCTCGCAACCGGGATATTTCTGCTGCAATGCGGTTGCCAAGGCTATGCCGGGGAAAAGATGACCGCCGGTACCACCACCTGTAATGATTATGCGCATGGAGTTCACCCTACAACAACAGAAGATAGATAGGAATAAGGGAAGAACGCGTTAAATGCTGAGCCAAAACAGCCATTGCAGCACGGTCCTCTCCTTGGTTGGACAGCCCTAAGTTTGTCGGTTCAAGGGTAAACAGATAGTCTACAGCCCACCAAGGACCGGCGGCCCACCAGGTCCAGCCAATCCATACATCGGCGTTCTCTTCCATATAGCTGAGCATATTATCAATCACCTCATCACCGACATCCTCTGCGGCATTACCTATTCTGGAATTTGCAACAGCAAACTCGCCAAGAAACCCTTTGAGGTTGTGTTCCTTCAGCCAGCCGGTAAAATTGGTGAGACGTGTGACACCCGTCATCGGATCGTTACCAGTAATATCCGATGAACCACCGGAATAATCATCGTCCATATACTGATGCACTTCAAAGGCAAAATTATCTCCGGGATCGACAATATTAAGCATATGCTCGGAATTGGCCCCATTGTACCATGTTTCATTCCATGCCCACGCCCCGCTCCACTGATTGCCGGGCACAAGAATCAGATTATTCGCTCCGGCAGTACGGATGGCAGCAATGGCAGCATTTTCGGAAGCAACCAGCTGAGCTGTAGGCATCGTATTAGGTTCATTCATCAAGCCAAAAATGATCCGGCTATTCCCCTTGTAGTGAACGGCAAGTTTCTCCCATAAATCAGCAAATGCAGCATCAGGGACCTCCACCGTTCCGACTAATCCTTGTCCTGAGCTTTGATGATTATTGGGGTCGGGATAATAACGCTGAAAATTATGCGGATCAATGATAACAGAGGCACCTTTTGCCGTTGCATAATCGACAAAGGTATCCATACGATTCAGCTCCGCAGCATCGAATGCGGCAAACAGGGCCAGCTGGAGTCGTTCCCACCGAAAGGGCAGGCGGAAGGTATTCATCCCCTTACTGATGTAGTAATCGACCTCAGCTGAGGTTGGATAAATATAATCAGTGTCGTATATTCCGGGAAGATTGACATTGCCGTCCCAGACTCCGAATTCGGCACCGGCTAAATTCACCCCGGTATATTTGAGCTTCGCGTGAAGAAGTGATGGGTTCAACGCCATAGAAATGGTGAGAACAAATAATACCAACACAACGAGTTGAGCTACTCTCTCTGTTTTCAATCACTCCTCCACTTCCGCTTGAATTGAATAATTTTTCTACTGCCGAAAAAATGAAACACCGCCTGGAATAACGAATACAGGCTAACAGGAGCTGTCAAAAAATTTAGGGACGAATCGTCCTTTACTCCTGCTATCTTAACTTGATTCCGAAACCAATTGAACTTTGATCTTTCGTATAGTTAGACAAAGTATTCATAGGCCCGAAATGAGCCTTTATATAAAAAGGAATCTTTAAATCATCACTGGGGATCCAAGGAAAAGACAAATTAATATCATAAGAATCTGTTTCCAATAATTCATCACCAACAGTCCACTTCAATCCTACTTCTATTTCTGGAAATGATGAATTAGTATGAAATGTATCAGACACGACAATATTCACTCTGTCATAATCATTAATTTTCACTCCAGTATTAGCCAAATCTCCCCAATAAACATCTGAATCCTCGTTTATATACAGCTTACCGCTAACCCATAAATTAATACAACTAAAGCTTTCTTTACATTTCTCATAGTTGTCTCCATGCTCTCCAATATTAAATTTTCCTTCTACTGAAAAGTAGTTTGCCCCCCTGCTAATCGCATCAAAGTATTCATGGTTTTCATCGTCTAGCTCTACTTGCGCCTTATATTTCCCAAAATCAGGAGAACTAGTCTCCATAACTTTCAAATCTGCTTCAATCACTTGCCCATTGGAACGGTGTTCCAGCCCCCATGTTACCCACTGCATAGATATATTGGCGAATGACAAATTTTCAAAATTATCTCTATAGTGAAATCCTGGATTACTAATTCGATTAATAACTGGTCCTGATTCTCTTGATCCTGCGTAAAAATCAAACTCACCTGTATACTTTAAAAAAAGTTCACCGCGATCCCGATAATCCTTTAAACACCCTAGGACATCTCTCTTACTCTTCTTTTTTTCATTTTCAGCATCGCCACCTCCGCCGTTTATATCATCTAAAGGCTTCAAAGGCATACAGTGCCGCTTACCAAAAAGATACTTGAACGAATAGTGCGCCTCAAGCGAACCTTCATCATCATCTGTGCTCTGAAAAATGGCATAGTTTGGTTGGTATGTAGTTAACCGTGATTTTTTATTATCACATAAACCTGGCCTGTTATGACAGATTTTTTTTATTTCAATATTTGCTTTATCCTCAGCAGAACATGTACTTTGATCTCTCCGACATTCTTTGCTAACTCTTAAGTTTTCAACTACCGAAGCATACAAATCAGGAACAATTGCCAAACACGACACTCCCGTCAAAACAAACAATAATTTCGATCTCATAACTTTCTCCTTTTTTGAAAGATTGACTAAAATTACCCTCTACCAAGACTGATGTTCCCGTTGATAAGTATGCGTTAAACTATCAAGCTCCTCCTTCCAATCCACCAACACACCGACTAAACTCCTCCCCCCGATGCTCATAACTCCTGAACATATCAAAACTAGCGCAGGCCGGGGCCAGCAGCACCGTATCGCCTGGGGCAGCAGCAGCAAAGGCCGCAACCACAGCCTCTTCCATATCAGCGGCAAGCTGAAAGCCAACACCGGCTTCTTCGGCAACTGCGACCAAATCTGAGGCAGACTCGCCGATCAGCACAACACGTTTGACATACTGCCGGAATGACGGAACCAAGGCGGCAAAATCCCCGCCCTTATTCCGTCCACCTGCAATCAGGACAACCTCTTTTTCCGCTCCCTGCCCGAACCCGGCCAAGGCCGCAACCACGGCTCCCACATTGGTGGCCTTGGAGTCGTTGATAAACCGAACTCCGTCGATCTCACCGACCGGGGTCATTCTATGCTGCGGCGGCTGAAAATCGGCCAGTCCAGCCCTGATGCCCTCTTCTTCACAGCCAAAGGCCCGTACCGCAAGAATAGCGGCAGCGGCATTATACAAATTGACCCTGGAATGCAGTCGAGTTCCTGAAAGCTCGTACAACTCGCCCGTACCTTCCGGGCCAAAGTCGGGTTCAAGGCGCACAGCCTCTCCTTCCACCCTGGCTCGGCAACCGGGATGGGTGCCGAAGCTATACAATTTTTCACCGGCAGTGGGCGGTGCAGCCGCAAGCAGAACATCATCAGTACCGATAATCGCTGTATCCCCCCTGCCCTGCCAGGCAAACAGCTGCATCTTGGCTGCGGCATATTCTTCAAAACTACCGTGCCGGTCGATATGATCCGGGGAGAGGTTAAGCAGCAGGCCGATATCGGGACGGAAATCTCCGGCTGCTTCCAGCTGAAAACTGGACAGCTCCAGCACCACAACTTCCGCTTCTCCTGGATCCAGCAAATATTCCAGAATCGGGGTGCCGATATTGCCGCCGACAAAAACCTTCTTGCCCGCGCTGCGCAGGAGATGACCGATCAGGCTGGTTACGGTGGTTTTGCCGTTGGACCCGGTCACCGCGATGACCGGCACAGCGATCCGGCCAGCGGCGAGGGCAAGCTCTCCAACAACCGGCACGCCCCGAGTTCGGGCCGCAGTCAGCACCGGCAAATCCACAGGCACACCGGGACTGGGCACAATCAGATCCGCATCGACAAAAAAGGCAGCCGTATGGCCGCCTGTCTCCAGCTCAGTGCCGAGATCTATGCCGCATTGCACAAGCACGGCCTGCTCTTCCTCCGGGATCGTTTCCCGAAACTCAGAAACCGCGACATCCAGTCCCTGTTGGTGCAGATATTTCACCGCCGCCAGCCCGGATTTTCCCAAGCCGACCACAATGACTTTCATGCCCGCCTTCAATTCAATCATAATTTATCAACCGAGATAATTTGTATATCGGGAAAGTTATCCGCTTTCGCTTTACTCAAGCGGACTTACATCTTGCGTCGTAGCAGCGTCTTCGTTACCGGCAGGCTATTCCTGCTCTATTGCCTCTTGCTCTGCACTAACTTCTTCATTTTCAGCAGGCGCATTCTGTTCTATAACCTCTTGCTCTGCTGCAACTTCTTCCATCTCAGTAGGTTCGTTCTGGTCTACAGCCTCTAGGGTCGCACTAACCTCTTCATTCCCGGCAGGCTCATTTGCCTCTATAACCTCTTGCTCCACAGTAACTGCCTCATTCACCGCAGGTACTTTCTGCTCAGGATCTTTTTCTTTAGCTCGTTTCATTTTGTGATACAGGCTCAACCGGCCATAAGCAAAGTCATAGAGTTCTGATTTATCTTCAAGATAGTTAAATCCTTTTTCAGCAACCTCCCCACTTTTCTTCCAATCACCCTGAGCGTAGTAAAAATCACTTGCGATCAGGTATCTATGGAAGTACGCATCAACTGATGCGTAACAGATAGATATAAGTGCTACCGCTAAGAATACTTTTTTGTTTTTGCTGCCTTTGGGGGACTTTACAAAAAGGAAGAAAAAAAGGGGGACAAAGAGAAAAAACTGCAACAGAAATACAATCAAATGAATTATAGACATTTCTTTTTATTTTAAAATAGTTAACAAATGGAAACTCTCTCTGCAATTAACAGTAATAGATTCCGTAGCAAACATTGTCCGCTTTCGTTTTACTCAAGCGGACCTACCGGCTCCAGCAGCAGCTCACCGCAATTTCAACGTAGCCAAAGCCATCAACCCAAGGATAATAGAAATAATCCAAAAACGAATAACGACCCGAGGTTCAGCCCACCCCTTCTTCTCAAAATGATGATGAAAAGGAGCCATGAGAAAAATACGCTTGCCGCCGCTCATCTTGAAATATCCTACCTGAAGAATAACCGACAGCACCTCCATCACAAAAATCCCCCCGGCAATAGCAAGCAGAAATTCCTGCTTAATGATGATCGCCACCGCACCCAAGGCACCGCCCAAAGCCAGCGACCCCACATCGCCCATGAAAATCTGAGCCGGATAGGAGTTAAACCAGAGAAAACCAAGGCAAGCCCCGACAATGGTGCCGCAAAACACAGCCACCTCACCAGCTCCCAGCACATAGGGAAGCTGCAAATAATCAGAAATCAGCACATTACCCGCTGCATAGGCAAAGATAAAATAAACCGCAGCAGTGATCATCACGGTCCCGCTCGCCAATCCGTCCAGCCCATCGGTCAGATTAACCGCATTGGAAGAGCCGACAATGACGGCCACAGCAAAGGGAATGTACCACCAGCCGAGATCAGGATGAATCCCCTTCAGAAAAGGCAGGCTCAGGTTGCCGTCATAACCGGGATGCAGGTGCAGAAACAAACCAACCGTGCAGGCCCCGGTCACCTGAAGAATCAATTTACCACGGGCCGACAACCCCTTGGTGTCGCTTTTTGATACCTTCTTCCAATCATCAACAGAACCGATCAGGCCATAAAACAAGGTCAGCAATAAACAGACCCAAACCAGACTGTTTCCCAGATCAGCCCAGAGTAGAGTTGAGCCAGCTATGGCGACTAGGATCAGGAGACCGCCCATAGTGGGCACGCCCCGCTTGCTGAAATGGCTCTCCGGCCCGTCATCGCGAACCACCTGCCCGATCTGCTTTTTTTGCAACCAGCGGATAAACAACGGCCCAGAAAGAAACAGAATAAGAAAGGCGGTGACCGCCGCGCCGATGGAACGAAAGGTCAGGTAACGGAAGACATTAAAGGCACTGAACTGAGTGTGCAGGGGATAGAGCAAATGGTAAAACATAATTCTATAGATATTCCTTTTCGTTGATGCCGGTGGCAAACCGCTGTTCTATCTCCTGCAACACAGCCTCCATCCGCATGCCCCGAGATCCCTTGAGCAGTAACCAATCATCTGCCGCCATCCTGGCCTGAACCATCTCTGTATAGAGCCAGTCGACCATACTGTGGGTATCTACAAAAACATGCACCTTTTCTTCCGCCATCCCGGCAAGCTGGGCCCCCTGGGCAACCTGGTCTGCAAAACTGCCTATGACAGCCAGTTGATCATAGCCCAGTTCTGCGGCCTGTCGACCGACCTCAGCATGGGCCGCATCCGCCTCTTCACCCAGCTCCAGCATATCACCGAGCAGGGCAATGCGGCGGCAATCCTGACCAAAGCCGCTGACTGTGCGCAGGGCCGCAGCCATTGAGGCCGGGTTGGCATTATAGCAATCATTGAGCACCCGTACCCCGCCGGGCAGGGTCATCATCTGCATCCGCTTATCCGTGCTCTGAAAATCGCTCAAAGCGGCAATGATGGTTCCAGAGGTAACTCCTCCAGCATGGGCCATAGCAGCCGCAGCCAAGCAATTGCTGACATTATGCATGCCCGGAGCCCGAACACTGATGCGCTCCTGCCAATCCCCGATCTGGAGGGTAAAACGCATCCCCTCTGCGCCGAGATCCTTAATACGGGTAGCCCGAACAGCAGGTTTATGACGACGACCGGCTGCGGTGCAGGCAAACCCGATGATCTTCTCAGAATTTTTCGGTAACCGGCGCACATGAGCATCATCATAATTGACCACTGCCACGGTATCTGGCCGCATCCCGGCAAAGAGCTCGCCCTTGGCTTGGGCAACGCCTGTAATACTGCCCAGTCCCTCAAGATGGGCTGCTTGTACATTGGTGATGCAGGCGATATCTGGATCAGCGATTTCTGTGAGCCGAGCGATCTCACTAAACTGATTCATCCCCATCTCCATCACCGCGACCTTATGAAGTGCGTTCACCGGCAGTAGGGACAGGGGCAGACCGATCAGGTTATTGAAATTTCCTCCGGTTTTAAGCACAGGATCAATACCAACGGTGACTGCCGAAGCTGTCTCGGTTTCCCCAAAATGGCGGTTGAAAATCGCTGCGGTCATTTCCTTGACCGTGGTCTTTCCGCAGCTGCCCGTAATGGCGACAAGGGGCAAATCTCGATGCAGCAGTCTGCGCCGATAGGCCGCTAATTGGCCCAGCGCGATCAGTGTATCTGGAACCTGAAGAACAACAACATGCTCGGGCAGAACATCTTTCTGCAGCTCATCCTTCAGCACTTCCTGCTGGACAATAAGCACCGCAGCCCCGGCCTCTGCCGCAGTCTGAAGATAATCATGGCCGTCAAAATTTTCACCGGCCAAGGCGACAAAAATATCCCCTTGTACCAGGGTTCTGGTATCAGTAGAAATCTGGCCGAAAAGACCAGTTTGTTTCCCGTGCTGAATTATCGTCCCGCCCTGAAGAGCCTTGAGAAGATGGGGGATGGTCCAGCGCAAGAGCCCGTTGAGCCCCTCCACCCGATCATCAAAAAATATCCGTTCCTGCCCAATTACCTGATAGTCCTCATGCCCCTTCCCGGCCAGCAGAACAATATCACCGGGGCCAGCCAAAACGCAGGCAGCATGCACAGCGGTCTTTCTGTCCTCAAGACAGACAAAACCAGGAAAATCACCATACCGAACCGCCTGATCTCCGAACAACTCTTCAATTGTCAGCTCAACAGCCCCTATGGAAGCCGCCCCCTGGGCAACCTGCTGAATAATGTCTTCAGGATCTTCCGAACGGGGATTATCCGAGGTCACAATGGAGATACTGGCGCATTCCGCTGCAACCGCACCCATCAGGGGACGTTTCCCCTGATCTCGATCACCGCCGCAGCCAAACACACAAATCAGCTGTCCTTCGGCTAAAGCTTGCAGGGTCTGGAGGACGTTTTTCAAGGCATCCGGGGTATGGGCATAATCAACCAGGACACAGGGCTGTTCTTCCTCGCTGACGCCCGGTAGCAGCACTCGCTCCAAACGGCCCGGCACCTGACCGACCTCTTCCAATCCACTAAAAATCAGGCGCGGCTCCATTCCCAAAGCCCTGCCCACTCCGGCAGCTGCCAAGAGATTTAGGACATTATACTTGCCTGTCAGGCGGGAATTGAAGGCGACCTGTTCTCCGGCCAAGGAAAGTTCGCAGGAAAACCCGTTGATATCCTGGCTGAGTTTATCGGCATTGATTGCAGCCTTTGGAGAAAAACCGCAATCAAGCACCGCAACAGGAGCCTCTTGCCCAAGAGCCTGTTGCCCAAGCAAGTCATCACGAAGCCGCTCTCCCCAGTTTATTGTTTCCATACCGCTGGGTTCAGTAACAACGACGGCCTGCCCTTCTTTCTTGAGATAGCGGGTAAAGAGCAGCTTTTTCGCGGCAAAATAGCCTTCCATGCTGCCATGAAAATCCAGATGATCCCGGCTGAGATTGGTAAACAGAGCAACATCAAACAGGAGTCCGGCCAACCGCCCCAGCTCCAGGGCATGGGAAGAGGTCTCCATAACCACATGGGTCACCCCCTGATCAACCATTTGCCGGAGGAGCTGCTGGAGCTGCACCGGTCCTGGAGTGGTCAGGGGAGCAGGCTCAATAACTTCCCTGCCTGAACCGTCCTGATAACGGTAATTCACGGTTCCGATCACCCCAACCTGATAGCCTGCGCTGCAAAGCATCTGCTCAACCATCCAGGAAACCGTGGTCTTGCCGTTGGTCCCGGTCAGTCCGATCAAAGACAGAGACCGAGCTGGAAAATCATAAAAAGCTGCGGAAAGCCAACCGAGCGCCTCAGCCGTGTTGTTCACCCTGACCACTGTCACACCGGGCAGAGGACCAGGATCATCCTCAACCACCAGCCAACAGCTCCCCTGGGCTACAGCCTGGGAGATAAAATCATGCCCGTCAACCAGAGCACCCTTGATGGTAACAAACAGGGTGCCCGGCCCGGCCTCTCTGGAATCACAGGTAATTCCGGTGCATTTCCCCGCTGCCTCATCATAATCATCATGAAGAACCTCCGCAGCCAGTTCGACCGGGAGGCAGGAAAGTAACTCATCAAGACCCTTGACAGTTGGGCTAGTCATGTTCTTTTTCAAGTATCAGCTCACAAATTTCTGTTTCAGTCAACGGTTCACCGGCTGCCGGGATATGATCGACAATACGACCGCTTCCCTGAATCCGCACATTGATATTATACCTATTTATCTGCTGAAGCCCCTTGCGCAGGCTCAACCCGATCAAGGACGGCATGAGCGACTCTGTATGCACAAGATTCTCTTGCACCTCAGCAGCACTGCGTTTTCTGCTGAATAAATACCGGCGCAGATTGGCAAGATTTTTTTCCGGCGATGGTTCAGCAAAAGTCTCCACCGGTCCACCATAACCAACAAGAATGGGCAACAGGTTTCGTCCCAACCCAAGAAGCCCCTCCAGATCCCGACTCTCGACTTCAGGAGGCGGGGGATCCAGTGTACTGTAATCGACAGTGAGCAGCAAGAGCACATCAGGCTGTTCTCTTGGAACAGCCGCTAACAGGAGGTCCTGAATATGATGAACACTGAACCCGTTCTGTCCAGAGACCGTTGAGGCTGTATCGGCAAAGAGAAAGCCTCCCTCGTCGGAAGACGAAGAATTCCCGAGCATCTCCCGCTGTAACCATCCCCCCTGGACCGGAGAAAGTATCCGCTCTCTGGGCGAAATATTAAAATCACGGAGAAAAAAGCGCTCTTCCGTATAATCATACAGCCCGTTGAGAAACCACGGTTTAACTCTCCAGCCGCTGTTTAACAGAGTCGCCAATCCGTAAACCATCTGGACAGGACTGAGCAGCCCAGACACATCAGCCGCATTAATTTCTTCAGACGAAGCTCCTCTCGGGCCCGATGAGACAGGGAGAAAGTCCGGAATCGGTCGCCCCAGATCCAGCCTCAGCCAATACTCCTGCAGCACGTCCTCGGACAGACCATAGTCGGGCACGCTCACTGTGACTGGCAACACAGACCTATCCACACCGACTTCAAGAGCAGTCGCAGCCTGTATCAGCAGAGGCCGAATAAGCTCCTGATCGTAGCGAAGGGAGAACAGGGCCTTGTGCGCCTTCTGTTCATCTGTCTGCCAAAAATAATTCGGATCAAATCCCGGCTGGCTGACCAGAGCCAAAATCCGACCGGAATCAGGATCTATGGCAATGGCACTGCCGGAACGTGCTCCTTTTCGTTTCCGGTATTCCTCAAGGGCCTCGCCAAGCTGGCGCTGCAACTCCATATCAATGGTCAGGACAATATCAGCAACCGTCTTTCCCAAGGCATCATGCCCAGAAAAATTAACAGCAGGAATATTGATCTGCCTGAACTCACCAGGTTCCAAGACAGCATCGTATAAGGCCTCGACCCCGCTCAGGCCAGCATTACCGCTGACAAAACCCAGCACTTGACCGGCAACAGCGTGATCCGGGTAATAACGGACTTCCACAGGCCGACAATGAATACCGGGCAGGTGTAATTCCTCCAATGCTTCAACCTGCCGTATTTCAAGATTATCAGCCAGCTCAATAATACCGTCGGTATGCTGCAACCGTTGCAGGATGAGTTGTTTTTCCGTATCAAGGATAGGGGCTAACTGCTCTGCGGCCAAATCTCTGTTTGACAATTCTGCTGGCTGAACAAAAAGGGAGAAGAGCCGGTACGAAACCGACATCTCCTCCATATTCCGATCATAAATTGTCCCGCGTAGAATCGGACGATCTCGCTGCTCAGAGGGACTCTCGCCCTCAGGCCCTTCCTGTTCAATGACTTTGGAGATACCGGCAGGCAGCTTGACCAGCCCAGCCATATCCCGCAACGGCTGCAAAGAAAAGGAGAAAAAAAACATCATCCAGCCAAGAGTAACCACCAGCAGTACTGTCAGGATAACACGACACAGCCCCTTCCTGCTCTCCCGCAAAGGACGCCCAGGGGGCGTGTAAGTATAGCCGCTTATCGACGCAGATTCCTTTCTCCTGTCTAAAAGCGAACGGAATAAGCTTTTGAATCGATCCATTATGAACATCGGCAGCAACAGGACATCCGCCTTTTCAAGTCAGTCCCCCCGTTAATACTCTTCTCTTTCCGTCGCTGCCAAGAACGAATCGACAGGCGACCTTCGCCTTAATAGAGATAATGTTCCTGACCCGTCTCAGGAAGATGGAGGTCGAGTTGCGCAGCACCCAGAGCCACCAGACGTGACTTGGCAAGCAACTTATCCCGCCTGACTTTCAATCCGGCCTGTTCCCGACTGAGACTTTCCTGGACAAGCTGCTGCTGCTCAAAGACTGCTTTTTCCCGACCAATGTTCCAGGAAAAAAACAGGCTCATCAAAAAAAAGCATAAGACTACCGAGCCCAGTGTATATGCTGACAGCTGGATAAAATCTTCTGAAAAACCGTCTCTCCTTCTGAAAACCGACACCTGCCTGCGCAGACTGAAAGAGAGAGCAGGTGACCGTATTGAGCGAATAGTATGATTCACACCAGATCCTCCTTTTTTGACGACCGACTCCCCATCATGCCGTTACAATCTCTCTGCGACCCGCAGTTTTGCACTACGGGATCGCGAATTATTCCTCACCTCATCCGCTGTCGGCAGAACAGGCTTCCGGGTCAACACCTTGTAATCAGGGGACTTGACAAAGGCCTGTTTGACAATGCGATCTTCAAGTGAGTGAAAAGTTATGATACAAAATCGTGCTCCTGGCTTGAGCAGCTTGGGCCCATCTGTCAATAAACGGGTTAAATTGTCCAGCTCCCGATTAACCGCTATGCGCAGGGCCTGAAAAACCTTGGTGGCAACATGAATTTTTTTCGGGTGATATTTTTTTGGAATCGACAGAGCAACAAGATCCGC from Candidatus Electrothrix communis encodes the following:
- the murG gene encoding undecaprenyldiphospho-muramoylpentapeptide beta-N-acetylglucosaminyltransferase; the protein is MRIIITGGGTGGHLFPGIALATALQQKYPGCEIMFVGTQRQLDKKTLAGFNFQQESIACMGLKGMGLKHRIKSLLSLPVAVLESWKIIQRFQPDLVFGVGGYVTGPVLLAARLRSVPTCIHEQNSIPGLANRMISHFVSRIFVSIPGEYPFPEQKTVVSGNPVRQEILAAAECRQQQAGSGKNDSGEADSPMTLLIMGGSLGAHRINMLMLDVAAQLDDQQKKAVQLIHQTGTADEETVRDGYAVAGVKAEVRAFFTDMASLYSQADLVLARAGATSLAELSVMGLPAVLIPYPYAADDHQAKNAEYYVAGGGAVMYRESELDADLLGKILSQLLGDIDKLKQMALAMKNMGQPEATQRILDSCMDLIDNSMVIKR
- a CDS encoding glycoside hydrolase family 5 protein; its protein translation is MKTERVAQLVVLVLFVLTISMALNPSLLHAKLKYTGVNLAGAEFGVWDGNVNLPGIYDTDYIYPTSAEVDYYISKGMNTFRLPFRWERLQLALFAAFDAAELNRMDTFVDYATAKGASVIIDPHNFQRYYPDPNNHQSSGQGLVGTVEVPDAAFADLWEKLAVHYKGNSRIIFGLMNEPNTMPTAQLVASENAAIAAIRTAGANNLILVPGNQWSGAWAWNETWYNGANSEHMLNIVDPGDNFAFEVHQYMDDDYSGGSSDITGNDPMTGVTRLTNFTGWLKEHNLKGFLGEFAVANSRIGNAAEDVGDEVIDNMLSYMEENADVWIGWTWWAAGPWWAVDYLFTLEPTNLGLSNQGEDRAAMAVLAQHLTRSSLIPIYLLLL
- the murD gene encoding UDP-N-acetylmuramoyl-L-alanine--D-glutamate ligase gives rise to the protein MIELKAGMKVIVVGLGKSGLAAVKYLHQQGLDVAVSEFRETIPEEEQAVLVQCGIDLGTELETGGHTAAFFVDADLIVPSPGVPVDLPVLTAARTRGVPVVGELALAAGRIAVPVIAVTGSNGKTTVTSLIGHLLRSAGKKVFVGGNIGTPILEYLLDPGEAEVVVLELSSFQLEAAGDFRPDIGLLLNLSPDHIDRHGSFEEYAAAKMQLFAWQGRGDTAIIGTDDVLLAAAPPTAGEKLYSFGTHPGCRARVEGEAVRLEPDFGPEGTGELYELSGTRLHSRVNLYNAAAAILAVRAFGCEEEGIRAGLADFQPPQHRMTPVGEIDGVRFINDSKATNVGAVVAALAGFGQGAEKEVVLIAGGRNKGGDFAALVPSFRQYVKRVVLIGESASDLVAVAEEAGVGFQLAADMEEAVVAAFAAAAPGDTVLLAPACASFDMFRSYEHRGEEFSRCVGGLEGGA
- the mraY gene encoding phospho-N-acetylmuramoyl-pentapeptide-transferase, producing the protein MFYHLLYPLHTQFSAFNVFRYLTFRSIGAAVTAFLILFLSGPLFIRWLQKKQIGQVVRDDGPESHFSKRGVPTMGGLLILVAIAGSTLLWADLGNSLVWVCLLLTLFYGLIGSVDDWKKVSKSDTKGLSARGKLILQVTGACTVGLFLHLHPGYDGNLSLPFLKGIHPDLGWWYIPFAVAVIVGSSNAVNLTDGLDGLASGTVMITAAVYFIFAYAAGNVLISDYLQLPYVLGAGEVAVFCGTIVGACLGFLWFNSYPAQIFMGDVGSLALGGALGAVAIIIKQEFLLAIAGGIFVMEVLSVILQVGYFKMSGGKRIFLMAPFHHHFEKKGWAEPRVVIRFWIISIILGLMALATLKLR